From a single Solanum dulcamara chromosome 4, daSolDulc1.2, whole genome shotgun sequence genomic region:
- the LOC129885267 gene encoding O-fucosyltransferase 6-like isoform X1, with translation MKKRKHETLFLGIFQIILHTLLFRRRRRRIHRLLPLLSALSAAILFFILFFSPPIITSHHHNLINPISFNNGTGFRMNLQEEHVFRVPMGGGSLSGDVWISKQSKFYHGCSDSSNNFPTAEVNTQPNRYLMIATSGGLNQQRTGIVDAVVAAHILNAILVVPKLDQKSYWKDSSNFSEIFDVDWFISQISKDVKIIRDLPRIGDKIITPYTTRVPRKCNAKCYQTRILPILKKKHAVQLTKFDYRLSNRLNTDMQKLRCRVNYQALKFTDPIIEMGRKLVERIRMKSKLFVALHLRFEPDMLAFSGCYYGGGDKERKELGKIRKRWKTLHARNPDKERRNGKCPLTPEEIGLMLRALGFGNDVHIYVASGEIYGGEETLAPLKALFPNFHSKETIASKEELAPFSSFSSRMAALDFIVCDESDVFVSNNNGNMARMLAGRRRYFDHKPTIRPNAKKLNKLLLHRNNMTWEEFASQIRTSQIGFMGEPMEVKPGRGEFHENPTACICADSEMDTGSSINSARRDMGEVSDGEIGEEEQEWSDTEYTENVVEIQ, from the exons ATGAAGAAGAGAAAACATGAGACGTTGTTTCTTGGAATTTTCCAAATCATTCTCCATACTCTGCTTTTCAGAAGAAGAAGACGCCGCATTCACCGCCTCCTTCCTCTTCTCTCTGCTTTATCCGCCGctattcttttctttattctGTTTTTCTCTCCTCCCATCATCACTTCCCACCACCATAACCTTATCAATCCCATCTcg TTCAATAATGGGACGGGGTTTCGGATGAACCTGCAAGAAGAACACGTCTTTCGCGTTCCG ATGGGTGGAGGAAGTTTAAGTGGAGACGTATGGATTTCGAAGCAATCGAAATTCTACCATGGCTGCAGTGATTCCAGCAATAATTTTCCAA CTGCAGAGGTTAATACGCAGCCCAATAGGTACTTGATGATTGCAACTAGTGGAGGCTTGAATCAACAGAGAACAGGg ATTGTAGATGCAGTTGTTGCAGCTCATATCTTGAATGCCATACTAGTAGTTCCAAAACTCGACCAGAAATCCTACTGGAAAGATTCAAG TAACTTCTCTGAGATTTTTGATGTCGACTGGTTTATCTCACAAATCTCGAAAGATGTAAAAATTATTAGGGATCTTCCAAGAATCGGAGATAAAATCATAACTCCATATACAACGCGTGTTCCAAGGAAGTGCAATGCCAAGTGTTATCAAACTCGCATCCTgcctattttaaagaaaaagcaC GCTGTTCAGCTAACAAAATTTGACTATAGGCTTTCCAATCGGTTGAATACAGATATGCAGAAGCTGAGATGCAGAGTCAATTATCAGGCATTGAAGTTTACTGATCCCATAATTGAAATGGGCAGAAAATTGGTTGAAAGGATAAGAATGAAAAGCAAGCTCTTTGTTGCCTTGCACCTGAG GTTTGAACCAGATATGCTTGCATTCTCTGGATGCTATTACGGTGGAGGAGACAAGGAAAGGAAAGAACTAGGTAAAATCCGAAAGAGGTGGAAGACGTTACAT GCAAGAAACCCGGATAAGGAACGAAGGAATGGAAAATGCCCTCTCACTCCTGAGGAAATTGGCCTCATGCTTAGAGCACTTGGTTTCGGTAATGATGTTCATATTTATGTGGCATCTGGAGAAATTTATGGTGGAGAGGAGACATTGGCTCCTCTCAAGGCTCTATTTCcaaattttcattccaaagaaACAATTGCCAGCAAGGAGGAGTTAGCACCATTCTCTTCCTTCTCTTCTCGGATGGCTGCGTTAGATTTCATTGTTTGTGATGAGAGCGATGTTTTTGTATCCAATAACAATGGTAATATGGCAAGAATGCTCGCTGGAAGAAG GAGATATTTTGATCACAAGCCGACTATCCGCCCAAATGCGAAGAAGCTTAATAAGTTGCTCCTTCATCGAAATAACATGACATGGGAAGAGTTTGCCTCACAAATTCGAACGTCTCAAATAGGTTTCATGGGCGAGCCAATGGAGGTAAAGCCAGGCAGGGGAGAGTTTCATGAAAACCCAACAGCATGCATTTGTGCAGATTCTGAAATGGATACCGGTTCTTCTATTAATAGTGCTAGGAGAGATATGGGTGAAGTAAGTGATGGTGAGATAGGTGAAGAAGAGCAAGAATGGTCTGATACAGAATATACGGAGAATGTAGTTGAAATTCAATGA
- the LOC129885267 gene encoding O-fucosyltransferase 6-like isoform X2 codes for MKKRKHETLFLGIFQIILHTLLFRRRRRRIHRLLPLLSALSAAILFFILFFSPPIITSHHHNLINPISFNNGTGFRMNLQEEHVFRVPMGGGSLSGDVWISKQSKFYHGCSDSSNNFPKVNTQPNRYLMIATSGGLNQQRTGIVDAVVAAHILNAILVVPKLDQKSYWKDSSNFSEIFDVDWFISQISKDVKIIRDLPRIGDKIITPYTTRVPRKCNAKCYQTRILPILKKKHAVQLTKFDYRLSNRLNTDMQKLRCRVNYQALKFTDPIIEMGRKLVERIRMKSKLFVALHLRFEPDMLAFSGCYYGGGDKERKELGKIRKRWKTLHARNPDKERRNGKCPLTPEEIGLMLRALGFGNDVHIYVASGEIYGGEETLAPLKALFPNFHSKETIASKEELAPFSSFSSRMAALDFIVCDESDVFVSNNNGNMARMLAGRRRYFDHKPTIRPNAKKLNKLLLHRNNMTWEEFASQIRTSQIGFMGEPMEVKPGRGEFHENPTACICADSEMDTGSSINSARRDMGEVSDGEIGEEEQEWSDTEYTENVVEIQ; via the exons ATGAAGAAGAGAAAACATGAGACGTTGTTTCTTGGAATTTTCCAAATCATTCTCCATACTCTGCTTTTCAGAAGAAGAAGACGCCGCATTCACCGCCTCCTTCCTCTTCTCTCTGCTTTATCCGCCGctattcttttctttattctGTTTTTCTCTCCTCCCATCATCACTTCCCACCACCATAACCTTATCAATCCCATCTcg TTCAATAATGGGACGGGGTTTCGGATGAACCTGCAAGAAGAACACGTCTTTCGCGTTCCG ATGGGTGGAGGAAGTTTAAGTGGAGACGTATGGATTTCGAAGCAATCGAAATTCTACCATGGCTGCAGTGATTCCAGCAATAATTTTCCAA AGGTTAATACGCAGCCCAATAGGTACTTGATGATTGCAACTAGTGGAGGCTTGAATCAACAGAGAACAGGg ATTGTAGATGCAGTTGTTGCAGCTCATATCTTGAATGCCATACTAGTAGTTCCAAAACTCGACCAGAAATCCTACTGGAAAGATTCAAG TAACTTCTCTGAGATTTTTGATGTCGACTGGTTTATCTCACAAATCTCGAAAGATGTAAAAATTATTAGGGATCTTCCAAGAATCGGAGATAAAATCATAACTCCATATACAACGCGTGTTCCAAGGAAGTGCAATGCCAAGTGTTATCAAACTCGCATCCTgcctattttaaagaaaaagcaC GCTGTTCAGCTAACAAAATTTGACTATAGGCTTTCCAATCGGTTGAATACAGATATGCAGAAGCTGAGATGCAGAGTCAATTATCAGGCATTGAAGTTTACTGATCCCATAATTGAAATGGGCAGAAAATTGGTTGAAAGGATAAGAATGAAAAGCAAGCTCTTTGTTGCCTTGCACCTGAG GTTTGAACCAGATATGCTTGCATTCTCTGGATGCTATTACGGTGGAGGAGACAAGGAAAGGAAAGAACTAGGTAAAATCCGAAAGAGGTGGAAGACGTTACAT GCAAGAAACCCGGATAAGGAACGAAGGAATGGAAAATGCCCTCTCACTCCTGAGGAAATTGGCCTCATGCTTAGAGCACTTGGTTTCGGTAATGATGTTCATATTTATGTGGCATCTGGAGAAATTTATGGTGGAGAGGAGACATTGGCTCCTCTCAAGGCTCTATTTCcaaattttcattccaaagaaACAATTGCCAGCAAGGAGGAGTTAGCACCATTCTCTTCCTTCTCTTCTCGGATGGCTGCGTTAGATTTCATTGTTTGTGATGAGAGCGATGTTTTTGTATCCAATAACAATGGTAATATGGCAAGAATGCTCGCTGGAAGAAG GAGATATTTTGATCACAAGCCGACTATCCGCCCAAATGCGAAGAAGCTTAATAAGTTGCTCCTTCATCGAAATAACATGACATGGGAAGAGTTTGCCTCACAAATTCGAACGTCTCAAATAGGTTTCATGGGCGAGCCAATGGAGGTAAAGCCAGGCAGGGGAGAGTTTCATGAAAACCCAACAGCATGCATTTGTGCAGATTCTGAAATGGATACCGGTTCTTCTATTAATAGTGCTAGGAGAGATATGGGTGAAGTAAGTGATGGTGAGATAGGTGAAGAAGAGCAAGAATGGTCTGATACAGAATATACGGAGAATGTAGTTGAAATTCAATGA